The genomic region CACGAGCCACGCGTAGCGCGGCACACCCTGGTACCAGCGCTGCGTGCTCGCGGTGGAGTCGGCGACCTCGGCCATCGTGTGCCCCCTCGCTTCGGTCAGTCCACGGTTACTGTCGGCGGGTCCGCGTATGTCGCCCAGCGGTCGGCGAGGAGCGCCTGGTCGGGCCCGCCGCGATGGAACACCACGCGGTAGCGAAAAGTGACGGAGCCGCCCACGGGCACCTCAAGGTCGCCGGCGCCGGCTGGCTGCCCGCGGGCAAAGTCGTGCACGCCGAACGGGTTGGCGGCGAACAGGCCGTAGTCGCGCACGTGCCAGTAGGTCGGGTGGCGCGGATTGCCGGGATGATCGAGAATAGCGATGCCGACCTCCTGGCCGTCGAGGGGGCCGGCGTAGTCCACCCACTCCGCCCGCTTGCCCCAGGCTGCGCCGTCGCGCGCGCCCGTGGAGGAGAGGATGTGGCCGGCGCCGCCGGCGAGGCGCAGCGCGTCCGGGACGCGGAGGCCGAAGGAGCCCTCCTTGGTATCGCCGAACACGAGCGCCCCGGATGCGGCCCGCACCGTCGCCTCGAAGTCGAGCACGCGCGCGTCGCGGGTCTGCCAGGCTCGCACCGTGCGCTCGTCGGTGGCCACCTTGCGCCCGTGGTTGTCGATCCAGTCGGTGGTCGCGCGGAAGCCGGCCCACACGGGCCCGCTCACGACCGCGGAGTACCCCCGGTTCACCGTGCGCCCCGTGTTGGCCCCCTCCGACCAGTAGTCGCAGCCGTTCACAGCGCCGTGGGTGAACCACAGGCCACGGTGGTGTGGGTGGTCGCGCGTCCCCGCCGGGCCGGGGTCGAGCGGGTA from Chthonomonadales bacterium harbors:
- a CDS encoding PmoA family protein; the protein is MRHRPPRTLLFATLTSLSLVGPASALHLTVRAGAHACRDALVRAEVDVSGSARAATLTRDGRAVPAQLVRLPGGRAEVWWVVPELAPGATARYDLRLDSAPAAARGARAARTREGDLELRFAGELFARYDAHTGPNKPYFFPIVGPTGARMVRGYPLDPGPAGTRDHPHHRGLWFTHGAVNGCDYWSEGANTGRTVNRGYSAVVSGPVWAGFRATTDWIDNHGRKVATDERTVRAWQTRDARVLDFEATVRAASGALVFGDTKEGSFGLRVPDALRLAGGAGHILSSTGARDGAAWGKRAEWVDYAGPLDGQEVGIAILDHPGNPRHPTYWHVRDYGLFAANPFGVHDFARGQPAGAGDLEVPVGGSVTFRYRVVFHRGGPDQALLADRWATYADPPTVTVD